CCACGGGGGGGCGGCCCCTCCTCCCTGCCGCCCGAATGTGTCTTTACCGGTTCTTTTTACGACACCGAAGGCAGGTTGAAGCAGGAACTCTTCTTCGCGGCGCCGGAGCGTGCGGCGGAGTGCTTCCGGCGCGCCGGACTGAAGGCGACCCAGTTCCGGCAGTTTTATCAGGCATTTCTCGGTTTCGCAGGGCCGCTTCGCGACGGGCGACTCGACTTTGGCGCGGCCCGCGAGCGTTTCGGCGTGCTTTACGTCGAGCGTGTGGTCCGTCAGTGTGAGCGGGGACATTTCCCCCCCGTCGTGAAAGAACTTGTCGCACGGCACCGGGACCTCGCGCTCTCCGATCGGCGCGAGATGCTGGCTCTCTTCCGCTATGTCACCAACATTTACTGTTATTTCGGGGATTCTGACAGGAACTGACCTCAGAAAGGAACGTCACCATGGCCATCAAACTCAGGGAAATCGTGGAGTTCAAGGGAACCCTCAAGGTGGGCGGTTCCGGACTGCGCATAGGCGGCGCCAAGGAGGGCGCGGGAATCGGCGAGACGGACAATCCCATCATTCGGCACCCCATCACACACCTGCCCTATGTGCCCGGCTCCTCCGTAAAGGGCAAAATCCGGTCATTGCTTGAGTCCAAACACTGCCCGCAAACACAGGAGAGCGGATTGCCCTGCAAATGCGGTCGTTGCGCTGTGTGCGACCTGTTCGGGTCGGGCGACTCGAAAACAATCCAGTCCCCGTCCAGGCTGGTGTTCCGCGACTGCCAGCCCACGAAAGGCACACAGGAAGTCTGGGAGGAGGCGGGAACCTCCTCGGAAGTGAAGACAGAAGTGCTCATTGACCGCAACAAGGGGCTGTCCTACGGGCGAATCGGGCCAAGAACCACGGAGCGCATCCCGGCGGGCAGCGATTTCGACTTTGCCTTCTCCCTCCGCATTTTCGAGGGCGACGACACTTCCAAATACTACACCCTGCTTGCGGAGGGCTTTGAGCTTCTCGAAAAGCATTATCTCGGCGGGTCCGGCTCGCGCGGCTACGGCGAGGTTGCCGTGGTAGTAAACGACGGCGCCCCCATGGCGGCTCACCTCCGCCAAAAGGCAAAGGGCGCCTGATGGCACCCCCGTGCGCGGATTACCGGCTGCGGCTTCGACTGCTGTCGCCCCTGGGCACGCCCATGCAGTCCGACACGCTGTTCGGGCATCTGGCCTGGCATGCGGCGCACACCGGCGGGGAGGGGGGTGCGGCGGCTTTTCTGGCCCCCTTTCTCGCCGGGAACCCCCCGTTCGTTCTCAGCGACGCCTTTCCGGCGGGGCTGCTTCCCCGTCCGCTCTTTCCGGTGCCGTTTGCCGGTGTGGACAAGATGGACGTGGCGCGTTTTTCCGAGGCGAAGCGCCTGCAAAAGGCGCCGTTTGTCGCGGCGGAGGATTTTGTCCGGCTGCTTGGCGCCCACGCCGCCGTTGCCCCCCGGGGCGACCCCTGGGTGACGGTGGAGACGCCCCACGCCGCCATGGACCGGAACACCTGGACCACCACGCCGGGCGGCCAATTTTATATGACGGAGGCCCGTGTGCTGGCCGACGGCTTTGACGCGGTGGACATCTATGTCAGGGAACTGGCCGAGGACGCCGCCGCGCGGGTGGCCGAAACGTTTCGTGACATCGCCCAAGTGGGTTTTGGCCGCGACAAGTCCACCGGACACGGCGCCTTCGAGGTCCTTGCCCTGGACCCCTGGCAGGGTTTCGCCGCGCCGGAGGGCGCGGACGGCTTCGTCTCCCTCTCCACCTGCATGCCCGCCGCCGACGACCCGGCGGACGGGCGCTGGCGGCTACGCGTGAAGCGCGGCTATCTGGGCGAGATGGCCGGGGGGGGCAATCCCTTCAAGCGGACCATGCTTCAGTTGACTCCCGGGGCGGTCTTCCGCACCGCGGGTGCCCCTAAAGCCTGGTACGGACGCATCGTGCCGGACGTCGCCCCCGGCATGCCGGAGGCGGTGCAATGCGGGTTGGCCCTGGCCGCGCCCTGCCGCTGGACCGGGCACGACGCCTAGCCCCGCACGCTCTTTGCCAGTTGAATCGCTTGGAAAACGAATGGCCCTGACACGCG
This region of Candidatus Hydrogenedentota bacterium genomic DNA includes:
- the csm3 gene encoding type III-A CRISPR-associated RAMP protein Csm3, whose translation is MAIKLREIVEFKGTLKVGGSGLRIGGAKEGAGIGETDNPIIRHPITHLPYVPGSSVKGKIRSLLESKHCPQTQESGLPCKCGRCAVCDLFGSGDSKTIQSPSRLVFRDCQPTKGTQEVWEEAGTSSEVKTEVLIDRNKGLSYGRIGPRTTERIPAGSDFDFAFSLRIFEGDDTSKYYTLLAEGFELLEKHYLGGSGSRGYGEVAVVVNDGAPMAAHLRQKAKGA
- a CDS encoding cold-shock protein, which encodes MPTGTIKTANQDGHYGFIIPDDGGREIHYSFAKVKGDPQEGAKVQYDIGQGRKPGETTAINVVVTAAAPARQPQISRPYDNRGGGGPPRGGGPSSLPPECVFTGSFYDTEGRLKQELFFAAPERAAECFRRAGLKATQFRQFYQAFLGFAGPLRDGRLDFGAARERFGVLYVERVVRQCERGHFPPVVKELVARHRDLALSDRREMLALFRYVTNIYCYFGDSDRN